The Actinomyces viscosus genome segment CCCCGGCTCAGCAGCACTGAGGCCACTTAGCGGCTCAGGTCCGTCGTCGGCGACCAGAGCCACCCGCACTGCACGTGCCTCGGGTCCTACTGGCCGGGGGTTGACCGCACTCCACGGGATCACGGCCCTCGTGGAGTGCCCCCGTGTCCCGGGCAGTGGAGCCCAACCCTCGTGCAGTACGTCGCCTCAGGCGTGCCGGGGCACGCCAAGCCTTCGCAGACAGTCACGTCCGGTCGTCGCCGACGGCGTCCGGCCGCAGTCCCCTTACGGCCGCCAGGGCGGCGGGGCGAGGGCGGCCTCATAGGCGGCGACGTCGACGTCGGCGTTGAGGCTGATGACGATGCGCAGCCGGGAGTCGGGGTGGGCCGCCAGCCAGCGGCCGATCGTCTCCAGGGTCACCAGGGCTGCCTGTCGCTTGGGGTAGCCGAAGACGCCCGTGGACAGCGAGCACAGGCCGACGCTGCTCAGGCCCGCGGCGTGCGCGACGTTGAGGACGCTCGTGTAGCACGAGGACAGCAGGCGCCGGTCGTGCAGGGTGGGCTTGCGGCCGTCCTCGATGATGGGGCCCACCGAGTGGATGACGTGCTGGGCGGGCAGGTGGTAGCCGCCGGTGAAGACGGCCCGGCCGGCGGGCTCCCCGCCCTGGCGGCGGGTGGGGTCGAAGGTCTCCGCCCAGGTCATGTAGCGGGCGCACTCAGCGCGCAGGGCCGGGCCGGCGACGGCGTGGATGATGTTGTCGATGCAGCGGTGCCCGGGCGCGAAGCAGCCGAGCATCCCGGAGTTGGCGGCGTTGAGGACGGCGCCGGCGCGCAGGCGGGTGAGGTCGCCGCGCCAGAAGGCCACGTTGCGCCCCAGCAGCCCGGGCACGTGGTCGGTGATCGCCAGGGGCGGGATCTCGGTGGCGTCGACCATGCCGCGCTCGGCGGCCTCGGCCTCCAGGAGGGTGTCGAGGTCGGCGGCGATATCCTCGGGCAGGGGCGCCGGGGGCCGGGCGGTGAGGAGGAAGTCGAGCATGGTGCGCAGCTCGTCGGGGTCGGTGGGGACCGTCGAGTCGATCCAGTCCGTGGCCCCCTCGGGGTCGGAGCGCAGGAAGGCGTAGACCAGGTGGCGCACCAGCGCGTCGCGGCCCGAGGCGCCGACGGGTACCGCCCATCGGGCTCTGACAGCGTGACTGACGTGGGACTCCAACTTCACGCGGGCCATCATAGGATATCAAAACGTAATGTTCTGCCCTTGACTGGGCGAGCCGGGTAACAGACGACGACGTCGCCCGGAAACGGCGGGTTTCCGGGCGACGTCGGACACCTGGAGGAGCCAGGAGAGACTCAGCGCGCTGAGGCGGAGGCGTAAGGCGGGTCAGGCCTGAGCGCCGGCGGCCTCCTCCTCGGCGATCCTGGCCTTGAGGGCGTCCATGTCGAGCTCGCGCACCTGCGTGATGAGCGAATCGAGCGCGGGGGCGGGCAGGGCTCCGGCCTCGCGGTAGACGAGCACATTGTCCCGGAAGACCATAAGCGTGGGGATCGAGGAGATGCCCAGTGCCCCGGCGAGGTCCTGCTCGGCCTCGGTGTCGACCTTGGCGAAGGTGATGTCCGGGTTGGCCTCGGAGGCCTTCTCGTAGATGGGGCCGAAGCGCATGCACGGACCGCACCAGGAGGCCCAGAAGTCGACGAGCGTGATGCCCTCGCCGTGGATGGTGTCCTTGAACTCGGGGCCGGTGATGCTCTTGGTGGCCATGAGCGTTCCTTTCAAGACTGCGGATACTGATCGGTTCCACTGCGGCCAACACGACCGGGGTCCACCCTATTCCTGGGGCCGGCCTCACTCCTGCATCGACGATGAGGACATCCCAGGCAAGCGGATTCAGTTCCTGTCCTCGCCGGCGCATGACATCCCTAGGGTGTTTAGCGCACAGGACAGGCTCTTTACATCACCCCAACCCGGCCTCTGCCACTCTTAGACGCGTGCCGCAGGAGCATTCACAGTCAGTGACATCATCAGTGACATCATCATCGGCGACCGGGCGGTCGAGCAGGTCTTACCAGTACCCGGCCACGGACGCCATGAGCGAGCCACCGGTCTCGACGTCGCCCGCACGCTCGTGCAGAGATGCCGACCAGGTCGTGTCCTGGAGAACTGGTACTCCGACACCGACCACGACCTCATACACCTAGATACACCTAGCTGACGCGCACGCTCCACTACAACGAAAAGGAAGCATGATGCATTCATCCCGTATTCTGACCACCGCCGCCCTTCTGGGGCTGCTGGCCCTCGTCCCGGCCACCGGCGCGCAAGCCCTCAAGAGCCCGCACCTGGCTCCGGACAACGCCGAGGCCGCCACCGTCGTCTCGGAGAAGATCACTGACCAAGGCCAGTTCGGCGACTGCACCGGCACAGCCATCGCCCCGCAGTGGGTGCTCACCGCCCGTCACTGCATCGAGGGCGCGGAGGGAGCGAAGGCCTCGGGGGCCGTACGCGTGGGGAACGGCGACAACACCCGCGAGATCCCCATCGACCGTTGGGAGGTGGCTCCCGGAGGGGACATCGCTCTCATCCACACGGCCCAGAGCATGAAGCTGTCCCGATACACCGAAGTCGACGACGAGCTACGCTACTCCGGCGAGGCGACGGCCTACGGCTGGTCCGCATCCGGCAGCGGTAAGGGCAAGCAGCTGCCCATGGCCAAGGCGATCATCACCGGCAAGAGCGAGTACAACCTCTACGAGGGCGCGGCGGGTGTCACGACCCAGCTGGAGGAGGGCGCGGCGATCCAGAGCGGCGACTCCGGCGGCCCCCTGTTCCACAACGGCAAGGTCACCGCCGTCGTCACGGCCAGCATCAACCCGGTGGCCGACGGGGCTAACGAGAGCAACCCCCAGGAGGAGACACCACAGCAGGAGGATGCGACGGAGGCGACGTCGTGGACGGCGAAGACCCGTGACGCCGTCTACAGCCCTGTGGCCGACCAGAAGGGCTGGATCGACAAGACCATCGCTGGGCAGAGCACCGACTCCTCCGCCCAGGCCTCCTCAGCGATCAACCCGTCCCCGTTCATCGCAGGCGCCGCCGTCGTCGTCCTGGGCGGTGCGGCAGTGACAGCTTGGGTCCTGCACCGCGGTCGGCGCAGGAGCGGAGAGTGAGACCAGTCATCTATTGAGCATCATCGAGAACGCCCCGCTGCAGGCGGGCCCGGCCTGCATGCGACGGGAGTGCCCGGCGTGTCGAGCGGTAGTAGGCCTGCTGTGTCTTCCGCCTGTGGGGACATTCGGCGCTTACGGGCGCGTCCTTCTGCGGTCGGGGGCATTTTGCGCGTACGGGTACAGGAATTCTGTCGGGCTACGCGAGAGATGCCCGGCTCGGCGGGGAACGAGTAAAGGGGAGGGAGAGACCGGCTCAGCCCCGCGCAGCCTGGATCTCGGCGGCCACCAGCTCGGCGAGCTCGACGGCGTTGAGGGCCGCGCCCTTACGCAGGTTGTCCCCCACGGCGAAGAACTGCAGACCGTGCCCCGGCGCGAAGGCCTGGTCGGCGCGCAGCCGCCCCACGAAGGTTCCGTCGCGGCCGGCGCCCTTGAGGGGGCTGGGCACGTCCTGGTAGGTGACACCGGGTGCCGCCTCCAGCAGCTCGCGGGCGCGCTCGACGCTGATCTCACGGGCAAACTCGGCGTTGATGCTCAGGCCGTGGCCGGAGAACACCGGGATGCGCACGCAGGTGCCCGAGACGAGCAGGTCCGGGATCTCCAGGATCTTGCGCGACTCGTTGCGTAGCTTCTGCTCCTCGTCGGTCTCGCCGGAGCCGTCTGCGGCGTCGTTCCCGGCCCAGGCCACGGCGTTGAAGGCGATGGTGTCGACGTAGACCTCCGGCGCGGGGAACTCCACGGCCCGCCCGTCCA includes the following:
- a CDS encoding macro domain-containing protein — translated: MMARVKLESHVSHAVRARWAVPVGASGRDALVRHLVYAFLRSDPEGATDWIDSTVPTDPDELRTMLDFLLTARPPAPLPEDIAADLDTLLEAEAAERGMVDATEIPPLAITDHVPGLLGRNVAFWRGDLTRLRAGAVLNAANSGMLGCFAPGHRCIDNIIHAVAGPALRAECARYMTWAETFDPTRRQGGEPAGRAVFTGGYHLPAQHVIHSVGPIIEDGRKPTLHDRRLLSSCYTSVLNVAHAAGLSSVGLCSLSTGVFGYPKRQAALVTLETIGRWLAAHPDSRLRIVISLNADVDVAAYEAALAPPPWRP
- a CDS encoding thioredoxin family protein gives rise to the protein MATKSITGPEFKDTIHGEGITLVDFWASWCGPCMRFGPIYEKASEANPDITFAKVDTEAEQDLAGALGISSIPTLMVFRDNVLVYREAGALPAPALDSLITQVRELDMDALKARIAEEEAAGAQA
- a CDS encoding trypsin-like serine protease: MMHSSRILTTAALLGLLALVPATGAQALKSPHLAPDNAEAATVVSEKITDQGQFGDCTGTAIAPQWVLTARHCIEGAEGAKASGAVRVGNGDNTREIPIDRWEVAPGGDIALIHTAQSMKLSRYTEVDDELRYSGEATAYGWSASGSGKGKQLPMAKAIITGKSEYNLYEGAAGVTTQLEEGAAIQSGDSGGPLFHNGKVTAVVTASINPVADGANESNPQEETPQQEDATEATSWTAKTRDAVYSPVADQKGWIDKTIAGQSTDSSAQASSAINPSPFIAGAAVVVLGGAAVTAWVLHRGRRRSGE